Genomic DNA from Manihot esculenta cultivar AM560-2 chromosome 15, M.esculenta_v8, whole genome shotgun sequence:
CTCACTgcaatcaatatatatataaataaattattcaaaatttatttattattattatctttgaTGAATTAATTAGATGGCTACTACTAGTGAAATTTTTACCTTTCACTGCAGCTTATGTGCTCCAAGCAATGGTCATGCCCATTTATGTAAAGATCTACATTATTTTCCTGAAGATCAGAGATGATTAAAGGGTTCATTtttgttcaaaaaaaaaatgatcaaatttaattagaaGAAACCTACCACAAGGATTGGGAGTAGTTGCAAGTTGAGCTCTTGGGTGTTTCCATGGTGTCCAGCACTTTTGATAGTATGGTGGCCTACCACAATCTTCCATCTTGCTGTTGATTCTTTTAAGGACTTATCCAAATCCTGTTCaccatttaataatatataattaactgtaagattatatttatttattaagcaTATTTAATTAGTTGAAAATTGGGTTACCTTTAGGAGATTCAAAAGGTAACTTTTTCGAGGTACTATGCCACTCCAGTCATATTTATGGTCTTTTTCTTTGAAGTATTTATCCACAAACGGAGTTGTGTCCACAAAGAAAAAATCAGCTatttctgaaaaattaaaaaaaaattccttgaAAATGtgagttttaatttataaattagagaagagaaaatatgtaaattacCAGTGTCAACCATAAAAGATCTCAAGCAAAGCCATTTGCTATCAATTTGTCTAAGGACTGGACTCAATTGTGCCTCAACATCACCCCTATAGTCATGGTTACCCAAAACTGCAGGAATTTATAACCATTCAATAATAAACTAATTAGTTAAAGCATGAATAAACAATTAAATacccataatttttttataaaaaaattatagattgaAAATGATAAATTAGGAGAAATATATATACCACTATACCATTGCTTCTGCAAGCTGGGTGCTGTGTAAATTTTGGTGAAAGATTCAACAAAAGCAGGATCATCCACACCCATCAatccattttcataaaaattatctCCTGTTGATATTACAAAATCGATGTCCAATTTCTCTCCAATTATTCCCATCTGTCAACATCAGCATAATTGCCAAGCTTAGTAGATcaataattcaataaaattatatattaaaaaaaattatttttttaaagaaacaaAAATAGCTGAACTGAAATGTCAATTTctggttatatatatatatataaaagagatGCTATTTTATACGTAGAGGTAACGTGTAACGCCATTATTGTTTTGGGTGAGAGAAGGAGATGCCTTCCTATGCGACTATGATCTCATATTCTTCCATGAAAGGGCAAAGACATCCAAATTCAAAAGATTGGTATATTCGAATCCAAATGGAATTATACTCTATAATAAAAGTAAAcacaataatatatatataaaatcaaaatgATGTGGTGGCATACATCCATTGGATGGATATCCAAAATCACATCATTGGTTCCCAACTTAATTCTACTTTGAAATTTTTGGCCTTGGCATCGCAGCACCAGCTGCGAAGTTTCCTCCGCTGTTACGTGCTAGTTGAAGGTATCACCACCGTCTAacttataaattctaaaaataagaTTACcagtttatttataatattttgtgaGATTATAagctaaatttataaattaaaaaaatataaaacctaAACTTGTAAATATGTTTGATaaaacaatttattatattatttttatttaattttaaatctttccatatattttatttaatattttttaaataattttaataataaatatgtttataaataattcaataaaattaaattattcaaaaatcTCATATCCACAGTTATTATTAGTAGTTCATCTACTACTCTAAATAGACAATTCACCCACTGCTAACCTTTGGAACTCAAAAATATCATAAACAACCATTCTTAATCCAAACTCAAGAAATTAACGCAAGCAAATGTATAAGGAAAAGGgataaaagaaatatatttgTTAAATCTTATTaagagtagagttatgttatgacCTGAAGAGCAACGTGAGATTGGTTATAAGCTCCTCTTCTTCCCCAGTCTCCCACAACCAAGAAGCTAAGAGACCCATTACCTTTGGCTGCGTGTTGAAATCGCTGAAGCTCTGCTGCGCAGGGATTAAAGATACTGAACCCTAAAAGAGCAGAGAGTACAAGCCTTAAAACCATAAGTTTAGACATGGGTAATGCtctaagaagaagaaggagga
This window encodes:
- the LOC110601165 gene encoding purple acid phosphatase 3 isoform X2; the protein is MSKLMVLRLVLSALLGFSIFNPCAAELQRFQHAAKGNGSLSFLVVGDWGRRGAYNQSHVALQMGIIGEKLDIDFVISTGDNFYENGLMGVDDPAFVESFTKIYTAPSLQKQWYSEIADFFFVDTTPFVDKYFKEKDHKYDWSGIVPRKSYLLNLLKDLDKSLKESTARWKIVVGHHTIKSAGHHGNTQELNLQLLPILVENNVDLYINGHDHCLEHISCSESELQFLTSGGGSKAWRGDVDWWNPKEMKFYYDGQGFMSVEITETQVDVVFYGVSGHIMHKWSRNKHPYSIV
- the LOC110601165 gene encoding purple acid phosphatase 3 isoform X1; this translates as MSKLMVLRLVLSALLGFSIFNPCAAELQRFQHAAKGNGSLSFLVVGDWGRRGAYNQSHVALQMGIIGEKLDIDFVISTGDNFYENGLMGVDDPAFVESFTKIYTAPSLQKQWYSVLGNHDYRGDVEAQLSPVLRQIDSKWLCLRSFMVDTEIADFFFVDTTPFVDKYFKEKDHKYDWSGIVPRKSYLLNLLKDLDKSLKESTARWKIVVGHHTIKSAGHHGNTQELNLQLLPILVENNVDLYINGHDHCLEHISCSESELQFLTSGGGSKAWRGDVDWWNPKEMKFYYDGQGFMSVEITETQVDVVFYGVSGHIMHKWSRNKHPYSIV